CTGCCTCAATAGGAACCATGGTGCTCATATCAGTCGATCGATATGTGGCTATTTGCTATCCTCTGCATTACTCCACCAGAGTCACACACAGAAGAGTTCagatctgtgtctgtctgtgttggaTATGgtcttttttctgtcacagtttGTTGCTAAAGGATAACCTGGAGCAACCCGGCAGGTTTAATTCCTGCTCTGGAGAGTGTGTGGTTGTCATCAGCTACATTGCAGGTTTTGCAGATCTAGTTTTGTCCTTTCTCGGTCCTGTCACTGTCATTGTAGTTCTGTATATGAGAGTATTTGTGGTGGCTGTGTCTCAGGCTCGTGCCATGCGCTCTCATGTTACAACTGTCGCAAAGCAACAATCAGTGAGAGTAACTGCTAAAAAAAGTGAGATGAAAGCAGCCAGGACTCtcggtgttgttgttgttgtgtttctaaTATGTGTCTGCCCGACTTATTGTGTCGCTCTTACAGGCAAAGGAAACATGCT
This Plectropomus leopardus isolate mb unplaced genomic scaffold, YSFRI_Pleo_2.0 unplaced_scaffold57604, whole genome shotgun sequence DNA region includes the following protein-coding sequences:
- the LOC121939724 gene encoding trace amine-associated receptor 8a-like, whose protein sequence is IGTMVLISVDRYVAICYPLHYSTRVTHRRVQICVCLCWIWSFFCHSLLLKDNLEQPGRFNSCSGECVVVISYIAGFADLVLSFLGPVTVIVVLYMRVFVVAVSQARAMRSHVTTVAKQQSVRVTAKKSEMKAARTLGVVVVVFLICVCPTYCVALTGKGNMLSASSVAFVICLLYFNSCLNPVIYAFFYPWFRKSIKL